In Planctomycetia bacterium, the sequence ACAAAATGAGCTAGTGCTTCTCGTCCAGTCAGGCTATAAGTTTGGCGAGCAAGGAGCACTGCTATGGCCAAACCGATTTTGGATGATCAACTCTGGGCATTGATTGAACCATTGTTACCGGTTCCCAAGAAGCGTCGAAAGCGTTATCCGGGCCGTAAGCCGATCAGCAACCGGCAAGC encodes:
- a CDS encoding IS5/IS1182 family transposase — protein: MAKPILDDQLWALIEPLLPVPKKRRKRYPGRKPISNRQA